In the genome of Pempheris klunzingeri isolate RE-2024b chromosome 11, fPemKlu1.hap1, whole genome shotgun sequence, one region contains:
- the dnajc5ab gene encoding dnaJ homolog subfamily C member 5: MEQQRQRALSTSGESLYVVLGVDKTATTEDIKKCYRKLALKFHPDKNPDNPDAAEKFKEINNAHSILSDATKKNIYDKYGSLGLYVAEQFGEENVNTYFVLSSWWAKALFVFCCLSTGCYFCCCLCCCCNCCCGKCKPRPPMDQEPEFYVSPEDLEAQMTADERDGSEPIMMQPSSATETTTLTSDAHHSYRTDAY, from the exons atggagcagcagagacagagagctctCTCTACATCAGGAGAATCACTGTACGTCGTGCTGGGTGTTGACAAGACTGCCACGACAGAGGACATCAAGAAGTGTTACAG GAAACTGGCATTGAAGTTTCACCCTGACAAGAATCCAGACAACCCAGACGCCGCTGAAAAGTTTAAGGAAATCAATAACGCCCACTCCATCCTGTCTGACGCCACCAAGAAGAACATCTACGACAAATACGGCTCGCTGGGCCTGTATGTCGCAGAGCAGTTCGGAGAGGAGAACGTCAACACCTACTTTGTTCTGTCTAGCTGGTGGGCAAAG GCCCTGTTCGTCTTCTGCTGCCTGTCCACAGGCTGTTATTTCTGCTGTTGcctgtgttgctgctgtaactgtTGCTGTGGGAAATGTAAACCTCGGCCACCCATGGACCAGGAGCCCGAGTTCTACGTGTCCCCCGAGGACTTGGAGGCCCAGATGACCGCTGACGAGAGAG ATGGCAGTGAGCCCATCATGATGCAGCCGTCCTCAGCCACAGAAACCACCACGCTCACCTCTGATGCCCACCACAGCTACAGGACCGACGCatactag